One Mycobacterium kubicae genomic window carries:
- the secY gene encoding preprotein translocase subunit SecY codes for MLSAFISSLRTVDLRRKILFTLGIVVLYRVGAALPSPGVNFPNVQQCIKEASGGEAGQIYSLINLFSGGALLKLTVFAVGVMPYITASIIVQLLTVVIPRFEELRKEGQSGQAKMTQYTRYLAIALAVLQATSIVALAANGGLLQGCSLEIIADQSIFTLVVIVLVMTGGAALVMWMGELITERGIGNGMSLLIFVGIAARIPAEGNEILQSRGGLILAAVCVAALLIIVGVVFVEQGQRRIPVQYAKRMVGRRMYGGTSTYLPLKVNQAGVIPVIFASSLIYIPHLITQLVRSGSGGVGHSWWDKFVGSYLSDPSSPVYISIYFGLIIFFTYFYVSITFNPDERADEMKKFGGFIPGIRPGRPTADYLRFVLSRITLPGSIYLGVISVLPNLFLQIGNGGAVQNLPFGGTAVLIMIGVGLDTVKQIESQLMQRNYEGFLK; via the coding sequence GTGCTTTCGGCTTTCATCTCATCGCTGAGAACAGTCGATCTGAGACGGAAGATCCTCTTCACGCTGGGCATTGTCGTCCTCTACCGCGTGGGAGCCGCGCTACCGTCGCCCGGCGTCAACTTCCCCAATGTGCAGCAATGCATCAAGGAAGCCAGCGGCGGCGAGGCGGGACAGATCTATTCGCTGATCAACTTGTTCTCCGGCGGTGCGCTGCTCAAATTGACGGTGTTCGCGGTCGGGGTGATGCCCTACATCACCGCGAGCATCATCGTGCAGTTGCTCACCGTGGTCATCCCGCGATTCGAGGAGCTGCGCAAGGAAGGCCAATCCGGCCAGGCCAAGATGACGCAGTACACCCGCTACCTGGCGATCGCGCTGGCGGTCCTGCAGGCCACCAGCATCGTCGCGCTGGCGGCCAACGGCGGGCTGTTGCAGGGTTGCTCGCTGGAGATCATCGCCGACCAAAGCATCTTCACGCTGGTGGTCATCGTGCTGGTGATGACCGGTGGTGCGGCCCTGGTGATGTGGATGGGCGAGCTGATCACCGAACGCGGCATCGGCAACGGCATGTCGTTGCTGATCTTCGTCGGTATCGCCGCGCGCATACCGGCCGAAGGCAACGAGATCCTGCAAAGCCGCGGCGGCCTGATTCTGGCGGCGGTCTGCGTGGCGGCGCTGCTCATCATCGTCGGTGTGGTGTTCGTCGAGCAGGGCCAGCGGCGTATTCCCGTCCAGTACGCCAAGCGCATGGTGGGCCGGCGCATGTACGGCGGAACCTCGACTTATCTGCCGCTGAAGGTCAACCAGGCCGGTGTCATCCCGGTGATCTTCGCCTCCTCCCTGATCTACATTCCGCATTTGATCACCCAGTTGGTGCGCAGCGGCAGCGGCGGTGTGGGGCACAGCTGGTGGGACAAATTCGTCGGTAGTTACCTGTCCGACCCGAGCAGCCCGGTTTACATCAGCATCTATTTCGGGCTCATCATTTTCTTCACCTACTTCTACGTCTCGATCACTTTCAATCCCGATGAGCGTGCCGATGAGATGAAGAAGTTCGGCGGTTTCATTCCCGGAATTCGCCCGGGCCGGCCGACCGCCGATTATCTGCGCTTTGTGCTGAGCCGGATAACCCTGCCGGGCTCGATCTATCTAGGTGTCATCTCGGTCTTGCCGAACTTGTTCTTGCAGATCGGCAACGGCGGCGCCGTACAGAACCTGCCTTTCGGGGGTACAGCGGTTTTGATCATGATCGGCGTCGGGTTGGATACGGTCAAACAGATCGAAAGTCAGCTCATGCAGCGCAACTACGAAGGATTCCTCAAGTGA
- a CDS encoding adenylate kinase codes for MRVVLLGPPGAGKGTQAQKLAEKLGIPQISTGELFRRNIEEGTKLGKEAKRYLDAGDLVPSELTNELVDDRLDDPDAAKGFILDGYPRSLEQAKALHEMLGRRGTDIDAVVEFRVSEEELLQRLKGRGRADDTEEIIHNRMKVYRDETAPLLEYYKDELKTVDAVGSMDEVFARALQALGK; via the coding sequence GTGAGAGTGGTTTTGCTGGGACCGCCCGGGGCGGGCAAGGGAACGCAGGCGCAGAAGCTGGCCGAGAAACTCGGGATCCCGCAGATCTCCACTGGGGAACTATTTCGCCGCAATATCGAAGAAGGCACCAAACTCGGTAAAGAGGCCAAGCGTTACTTGGACGCCGGTGATTTGGTGCCATCGGAGTTGACGAACGAATTGGTCGACGACCGGCTCGACGACCCCGACGCCGCCAAGGGTTTCATTCTGGACGGCTATCCGCGCTCGCTCGAGCAGGCCAAGGCGCTGCACGAAATGCTCGGGCGCCGCGGCACCGACATCGACGCGGTGGTGGAATTCCGGGTGTCGGAGGAGGAGTTGTTGCAGCGGCTCAAAGGCCGCGGACGAGCCGACGACACCGAAGAGATCATCCACAACCGGATGAAGGTCTACCGCGACGAAACCGCACCGCTGCTCGAGTACTACAAAGACGAGTTGAAGACCGTCGACGCCGTGGGCTCGATGGACGAGGTGTTCGCCCGCGCGTTACAAGCACTGGGCAAGTAA
- the map gene encoding type I methionyl aminopeptidase — MRALARLRGRRVVPQRTPDELDAMAAAGAVVADALTAVRAAAVAGASTLSLDEIAESVIREAGAVPSFLGYHGYPATICSSVNDRVVHGIPSAAEILAPGDLVSIDCGAVLDGWHGDAAITFGVGPLIPVDEALSAATRDSLEAGIAAMVVGNRLTDVSHAIEMGTRAAEERYGRAFGIVEGYGGHGIGREMHLDPFLPNEGAPGRGPVLAAGSVLAIEPMLTLGSGKTTILDDKWTVTTVDGSRAAHWEHTVAVTDSGPRILTVASG; from the coding sequence ATGCGCGCGTTGGCACGGCTGCGCGGTCGCAGAGTGGTGCCGCAGCGCACTCCCGACGAACTCGACGCCATGGCCGCAGCCGGTGCTGTGGTGGCCGATGCGTTGACGGCGGTACGCGCGGCGGCCGTGGCCGGGGCGTCCACCTTGAGCCTCGACGAGATCGCCGAGTCGGTGATCCGCGAAGCCGGCGCTGTCCCATCGTTTCTTGGCTATCACGGTTATCCGGCGACGATCTGCTCCTCGGTCAACGACCGGGTGGTGCACGGCATCCCGTCGGCCGCCGAGATCCTGGCGCCTGGAGACCTGGTGTCCATCGACTGCGGTGCGGTGCTCGACGGCTGGCACGGTGACGCGGCGATCACCTTCGGGGTGGGCCCCCTCATCCCGGTCGACGAGGCGCTTTCGGCAGCGACCAGGGATTCTCTGGAAGCCGGTATCGCCGCGATGGTGGTCGGCAATCGGTTGACCGACGTCTCGCACGCCATCGAAATGGGGACCCGCGCCGCCGAGGAGCGGTACGGACGCGCCTTCGGCATCGTCGAGGGCTACGGCGGCCACGGCATCGGCCGCGAGATGCACCTGGACCCGTTCCTGCCCAACGAAGGCGCCCCGGGTCGCGGTCCGGTGCTGGCGGCGGGTTCCGTGCTGGCCATCGAGCCGATGCTGACCCTGGGCAGCGGCAAGACGACCATTCTGGACGACAAGTGGACGGTGACCACCGTCGACGGGTCACGTGCGGCACACTGGGAACACACCGTGGCCGTGACGGACAGCGGGCCCCGCATCCTCACCGTCGCCTCGGGCTGA
- a CDS encoding sigma-70 family RNA polymerase sigma factor, whose amino-acid sequence MKALYDEHAAVLWRYALRLTGDASQAEDVVQETLLRAWQHPEVIGDTERSARAWLFTVARNMIIDDRRSARYRNVVGSTDEAGAPEQSTPDEVNSALDRLLIADALVQLSAEHRAVIERSYYRGWTTAQIATDLGIAEGTVKSRLHYAVRALRLTLQELGVTR is encoded by the coding sequence ATGAAGGCGCTCTACGACGAGCACGCAGCAGTCCTGTGGCGCTACGCGCTGCGGCTGACCGGCGATGCCAGTCAGGCCGAGGACGTCGTGCAGGAGACGTTGTTGCGGGCCTGGCAGCATCCGGAAGTGATCGGCGACACGGAGCGATCGGCGCGGGCCTGGTTGTTCACCGTGGCCCGCAACATGATCATCGACGACCGGCGCAGCGCGCGATACCGCAATGTCGTCGGTTCCACCGATGAGGCAGGGGCGCCGGAGCAGTCGACGCCCGACGAAGTGAACAGTGCATTGGATCGGTTGCTGATCGCCGACGCGCTGGTCCAGCTATCCGCGGAACACCGGGCCGTGATCGAGCGGTCCTACTACCGCGGCTGGACCACCGCGCAGATTGCTACCGACCTGGGAATCGCAGAAGGAACTGTGAAGTCGCGCCTACACTATGCGGTGCGGGCTTTGCGGCTCACTCTGCAGGAACTCGGAGTAACCCGATGA
- a CDS encoding anti-sigma factor family protein: MNDMRMPLGGLGPPGDYPLHNEVRDVATSDHHSYGMWDAAYVLGSLSAADRREFETHMAGCAQCRDAVAELSGVPALLSRLDAADVAAIDESSDAVRAPEPSPQLLPSLLETVRWRRRRTRLTTWVASAAAAVVLGIGVLVGVYGHQAAPPPATVSAQPMAQVGTDHLTSTVAVSSHQWGTFINLQCFCLAPPTAHHDTLAMVVVGRDGSQTRLATWVAEPGHTATPAGSISTPMDQIASVQVVSADSGQILLEHSL; the protein is encoded by the coding sequence ATGAATGACATGAGGATGCCGCTAGGAGGCCTTGGCCCGCCCGGCGACTACCCCCTGCACAACGAGGTGCGCGACGTGGCAACCAGCGACCACCACTCCTACGGGATGTGGGACGCCGCCTATGTGCTGGGATCGTTGTCGGCCGCCGATCGGCGCGAGTTCGAGACGCACATGGCCGGATGCGCACAGTGCCGGGATGCCGTCGCCGAACTCAGTGGGGTGCCGGCTCTGCTATCCCGACTGGACGCCGCAGACGTCGCGGCCATCGACGAGTCCAGCGATGCGGTCCGGGCGCCGGAGCCCTCGCCGCAGTTGCTGCCGTCGTTGCTGGAAACGGTGCGCTGGCGGCGCCGCCGCACCCGCCTGACGACGTGGGTGGCCTCGGCCGCTGCTGCGGTGGTGCTGGGCATCGGTGTGCTGGTCGGGGTGTACGGCCACCAAGCCGCACCGCCACCGGCGACCGTGTCGGCCCAGCCGATGGCCCAAGTCGGAACCGACCATCTGACCTCGACGGTCGCGGTGAGTAGCCACCAGTGGGGGACCTTCATCAACTTGCAGTGCTTCTGCCTGGCGCCGCCGACCGCCCACCACGACACGCTGGCCATGGTGGTGGTGGGTCGTGACGGCAGCCAGACGCGGCTGGCCACCTGGGTCGCCGAACCCGGCCACACCGCAACACCGGCAGGCAGCATCTCGACGCCGATGGACCAAATCGCTTCGGTGCAAGTGGTTTCCGCCGACAGCGGCCAGATACTGCTGGAACATTCGCTGTAA
- a CDS encoding MarR family transcriptional regulator — protein sequence MAASGNRDPIAAARANWERAGWGDVSQGMVAVTSVMRAHQILLARVEAALRPYDLSFSRYELLRLLAFSRTGALPITKASDRLQVHVTSVTHAIRRLEADGLVQRVPHPTDGRTTLVQITELGRSTVEDATVTLNEQVFADIGMADGEAQALVTSIETLRRNAGDF from the coding sequence GTGGCCGCCTCCGGAAATCGTGACCCCATCGCCGCGGCACGGGCGAACTGGGAGCGCGCCGGGTGGGGCGATGTCTCGCAGGGCATGGTTGCGGTGACCTCGGTGATGCGGGCGCACCAGATCCTGCTGGCCCGGGTCGAGGCGGCCTTGCGTCCCTACGATCTGAGCTTCTCCCGCTATGAGTTGTTGCGGCTGTTGGCTTTCAGCCGTACCGGCGCATTGCCGATCACCAAGGCCTCGGACCGGCTGCAGGTGCATGTCACCAGCGTCACTCATGCGATCCGGCGGCTGGAGGCCGACGGGCTGGTGCAGCGGGTGCCGCACCCGACCGACGGTCGAACGACGTTGGTGCAGATCACTGAGTTGGGCCGGTCCACGGTCGAGGACGCGACCGTCACGCTCAACGAGCAGGTGTTCGCCGACATCGGCATGGCCGACGGTGAAGCCCAGGCGCTGGTGACGTCGATCGAGACGCTGCGGCGCAACGCCGGCGACTTCTGA
- the mmsB gene encoding 3-hydroxyisobutyrate dehydrogenase translates to MTEHLAIAFLGLGHMGGPMSTNLVAAQHLVRGFDPVPAAAATAADNGVTVFDSAAQAAADADVVITMLPNGEVVKRCYSEVLPAARAGALFIDSSTISVNDAREVHALAQSHGMQQLDAPVSGGVKGAAAGSLTFMVGGDEGALHRARPVLEPMAGKIIHCGAAGAGQAAKVCNNMVLAVQQIAIGEAFVLAEKLGLSAQSLFDVITGATGNCWAVHTNCPVPGPVPTSPANNDFKPGFATALMNKDLGLAMDAVTSTGAAAPLGSHAAEIYAEFIASDASHAGKDFSAIIEMLRSS, encoded by the coding sequence ATGACCGAACACCTCGCGATCGCGTTTCTGGGACTCGGCCACATGGGCGGCCCGATGTCGACGAATCTCGTTGCGGCACAACACCTGGTGCGCGGCTTCGATCCGGTGCCCGCCGCCGCGGCCACCGCCGCCGACAACGGGGTGACGGTGTTCGACAGCGCCGCGCAAGCCGCGGCCGACGCCGACGTGGTCATCACCATGCTGCCCAACGGTGAGGTGGTCAAGCGCTGCTACAGCGAGGTGCTGCCAGCCGCGCGCGCCGGTGCGCTGTTCATCGACAGCTCCACGATCTCGGTCAACGACGCCCGCGAGGTGCACGCCCTGGCGCAGTCGCACGGCATGCAACAACTCGACGCCCCCGTCTCCGGCGGAGTCAAAGGTGCGGCAGCGGGATCGCTGACCTTCATGGTCGGCGGCGACGAAGGGGCGCTGCACCGGGCCCGGCCCGTGCTGGAACCGATGGCCGGCAAGATCATTCACTGCGGCGCGGCCGGTGCCGGGCAAGCCGCCAAGGTGTGCAACAACATGGTGCTCGCGGTCCAGCAGATCGCCATCGGCGAGGCGTTCGTGCTGGCCGAGAAGCTCGGCCTGTCGGCGCAGTCGCTGTTCGACGTCATCACCGGCGCCACCGGCAATTGCTGGGCGGTACACACCAATTGCCCCGTTCCCGGGCCGGTCCCGACCTCCCCAGCCAACAACGACTTCAAGCCGGGATTCGCCACCGCGCTGATGAACAAGGACCTGGGCCTGGCCATGGACGCGGTGACGTCCACGGGTGCCGCCGCCCCCCTGGGCAGTCACGCCGCGGAGATCTACGCGGAGTTCATTGCGTCCGACGCCTCCCACGCCGGCAAGGACTTCAGCGCGATCATCGAAATGCTCCGCAGCAGTTGA
- a CDS encoding isobutyryl-CoA dehydrogenase, whose translation MFTLNDEERVITETAAAFADKRLAPHALEWDATKHFPTDVLREAAELGMAAIYCRDDVGGSGLRRLDGVRIFEQLAVADPTTAAFLSIHNMCAWMIDTYGTAEQRKAWVPRLAAMDVIASYCLTEPGAGSDASALSTRAVREGSDYVLDGVKQFISGAGASDVYVVMARTGGPEKPGPRGISTFVVEKDTPGLSFGAPEQKMGWHAQPTAQVILDGVRVPADAMLGGADGEGAGFGIAMNGLNGGRLNIAACSLGGAQSAFTKAGAYVRERQAFGATLLDEPTIRFTLADMATGLETSRMMLWRAANALDEDAADKVELCAMAKRYVTDTCFEVADKALQLHGGYGYLREYGLEKIVRDLRVHRILEGTNEIMRVVIGRAEAARLRATG comes from the coding sequence ATGTTCACCCTCAACGACGAAGAACGCGTCATCACCGAGACGGCGGCCGCCTTCGCCGACAAGCGCCTCGCCCCACACGCCCTGGAGTGGGACGCCACCAAGCACTTCCCCACCGACGTCTTGCGCGAGGCCGCCGAACTCGGGATGGCGGCCATCTACTGCCGCGACGACGTCGGGGGCAGCGGCTTGCGCCGCCTCGACGGGGTGCGCATCTTCGAGCAGTTGGCCGTCGCCGACCCGACGACCGCGGCCTTCCTGTCGATTCACAACATGTGCGCCTGGATGATCGACACCTACGGCACCGCCGAACAACGCAAAGCCTGGGTGCCGCGACTGGCGGCCATGGACGTCATCGCCAGCTATTGCCTCACCGAGCCTGGTGCCGGATCCGACGCCAGCGCACTGAGCACCCGCGCGGTCCGGGAGGGTTCGGACTACGTGCTCGACGGCGTCAAGCAGTTCATCTCCGGAGCCGGCGCGTCCGATGTCTACGTGGTGATGGCCCGCACCGGCGGGCCGGAAAAGCCCGGCCCACGCGGCATTTCCACCTTCGTCGTCGAAAAGGACACCCCCGGGCTCAGTTTCGGCGCGCCGGAGCAGAAGATGGGCTGGCACGCCCAACCCACCGCGCAGGTCATCCTGGACGGCGTGCGGGTACCCGCCGACGCCATGTTGGGTGGCGCCGACGGGGAGGGCGCCGGGTTCGGCATCGCGATGAACGGCCTCAACGGTGGCCGGCTCAACATCGCGGCCTGCTCGCTGGGCGGTGCGCAATCCGCCTTCACCAAAGCGGGCGCCTATGTGCGGGAGCGGCAGGCCTTTGGCGCCACGCTGCTCGACGAACCGACCATCCGGTTCACCTTGGCGGACATGGCCACCGGGCTGGAAACGTCGCGAATGATGTTGTGGCGTGCGGCGAATGCGCTCGACGAGGACGCCGCCGACAAGGTCGAGCTGTGCGCGATGGCCAAACGCTACGTCACCGACACCTGTTTCGAGGTCGCCGACAAGGCGTTGCAGCTGCACGGTGGTTACGGCTATCTGCGCGAGTATGGTCTGGAGAAGATCGTCCGCGACCTACGGGTGCACCGGATCTTGGAAGGCACCAACGAGATCATGCGAGTGGTCATCGGCCGCGCCGAGGCGGCACGGCTGCGTGCAACCGGTTAG
- a CDS encoding CoA-acylating methylmalonate-semialdehyde dehydrogenase, with amino-acid sequence MTSLIPHFIDGRRTDGQSGRTADVFNPNTGQVQAQVPMASPADIDAAVASAAEAQKGWAAWNPQRRGRVLMKFVELVNAHIDELSELLSLEHGKTLADARGDIQRGVEVIEFCMGIPHLLKGEYTEGAGPGIDVYSLRQPLGVVAGITPFNFPAMIPLWKAGPALACGNAFILKPSERDPSVPVRLAELFLEAGLPAGLFQVVHGDKEAVDAILNHPDIEAVGFVGSSDIAQYIYAGAAANGKRSQCFGGAKNHMIVMPDADLDQAVDALIGAGYGSAGERCMAISVAVPVGEQTAERLRARLIERINNLRVGHSLDPKADYGPLVTEAALHRVRDYIAQGVDAGAEIVIDGRERASDDLTFGDANLEGGFFIGPTLFDHVTPDMSIYTDEIFGPVLCIVRAKTYEEAVALPSEHEYGNGVAVFTRDGDTARDFVSRVQVGMVGVNVPIPVPVAYHTFGGWKRSGFGDLNQHGPASIQFYTKVKTVTSRWPSGIKDGAEFVIPTMN; translated from the coding sequence ATGACTTCACTGATTCCGCACTTCATCGACGGCCGGCGCACCGACGGCCAGTCCGGTCGCACCGCCGACGTCTTCAACCCCAACACCGGCCAGGTGCAGGCCCAGGTGCCGATGGCCTCCCCAGCCGACATCGACGCCGCGGTGGCGTCGGCGGCCGAGGCCCAAAAGGGTTGGGCCGCATGGAATCCCCAGCGCCGCGGCCGCGTGCTGATGAAGTTCGTCGAGCTGGTCAACGCCCACATCGACGAGCTGTCCGAGCTGCTGTCCCTCGAGCACGGCAAGACGCTGGCCGACGCCCGCGGCGACATCCAGCGCGGCGTCGAGGTGATCGAGTTCTGCATGGGCATCCCCCACCTGCTCAAGGGTGAGTACACCGAAGGTGCCGGGCCGGGCATCGACGTCTACTCGTTGCGGCAGCCGCTGGGCGTCGTCGCCGGCATCACCCCGTTCAACTTCCCGGCGATGATCCCGCTGTGGAAAGCCGGTCCGGCGCTGGCGTGCGGGAACGCGTTCATCCTCAAGCCAAGCGAACGTGACCCGTCGGTTCCGGTGCGCCTGGCCGAGCTCTTCCTCGAGGCGGGCCTGCCGGCCGGCCTGTTCCAGGTCGTGCACGGCGACAAAGAAGCCGTCGACGCCATCCTCAACCATCCCGACATCGAGGCGGTCGGCTTCGTCGGCAGCTCGGACATCGCGCAGTACATCTACGCGGGCGCGGCGGCCAACGGCAAGCGGTCACAATGCTTCGGCGGCGCCAAGAACCACATGATCGTGATGCCCGACGCCGACCTCGACCAGGCCGTCGACGCGCTGATCGGCGCCGGGTACGGCAGCGCCGGCGAGCGCTGCATGGCGATCAGCGTCGCCGTCCCGGTCGGCGAGCAGACCGCAGAACGCTTGCGCGCCAGGCTGATCGAGCGGATCAACAACCTGCGCGTGGGACACAGCCTGGACCCCAAGGCCGACTACGGCCCGCTGGTCACCGAGGCCGCGCTGCACCGGGTGCGCGACTACATCGCCCAGGGCGTGGACGCCGGCGCCGAGATCGTCATCGACGGCCGCGAGCGGGCCAGCGACGACCTCACCTTCGGTGACGCCAACCTCGAAGGCGGGTTCTTCATCGGCCCCACCCTGTTCGACCACGTCACCCCGGACATGTCCATCTACACCGACGAGATCTTCGGGCCGGTGCTGTGCATCGTCAGAGCCAAGACCTACGAAGAAGCCGTAGCGCTTCCTTCCGAGCACGAATACGGCAACGGCGTGGCGGTGTTCACCCGCGACGGCGACACCGCCCGCGACTTCGTGTCCCGGGTCCAGGTCGGCATGGTCGGGGTCAACGTGCCCATCCCGGTACCGGTGGCCTACCACACCTTCGGCGGCTGGAAGCGGTCCGGATTCGGCGACCTCAACCAACACGGGCCGGCGTCGATCCAGTTCTACACCAAGGTCAAGACCGTGACCTCGCGGTGGCCCTCCGGCATCAAGGACGGCGCCGAATTCGTCATCCCCACCATGAATTGA
- a CDS encoding PecA family PE domain-processing aspartic protease: MSFVLAVPDVMAEAAGALAGLESTIGAAHAAASAQTAALLPMAADEVSTAIAELFSAHGSAYQAISAQAAAFHSEFVQSLNAAAGAYAAVEAASVDPLQALQQNFLALINAPTTALLGRPLIGDGVNGITNAQGVGTPGGPAGLLIGNGGNGGNSTAVGAPGGAGGPAGLLFGNGGNGGTGGPVALGGAGGPGGLLGGIAGATGAPGLATVPLSFDGTRLLVNLSVGGGPTSAVIVDTGSRGLILPPQAVDFATLGPVTGTGNVTFGQFGNFLTEYYNTYTSTVNFGNGVVTAPTTVAVVTSVVQNGIFTYPASQAPAILGIGANAYGPLGTSPVTALPGAFGQGVLLNAPGHVMQFGPNPLPAYASVTGSPVTTLNIQINNGPLQQTSGAFIDSGGLFGSIPDILNPPNVGGYLPAGTTVSVYTPSGTLLYTTTVGAQQTSVVPYWLGGVFNSGITPFLEGPIYLSYSPTGSGTTIFDF, from the coding sequence ATGTCGTTCGTATTGGCGGTGCCGGACGTCATGGCGGAAGCCGCGGGCGCGTTGGCGGGTCTGGAATCGACCATCGGCGCGGCGCACGCCGCGGCGTCGGCGCAAACGGCGGCGCTGCTGCCGATGGCCGCCGACGAGGTGTCAACGGCCATTGCCGAATTGTTCTCCGCACACGGGTCGGCGTATCAGGCCATCAGCGCGCAGGCCGCGGCATTCCATAGCGAGTTCGTGCAAAGCCTCAACGCGGCGGCGGGAGCCTACGCGGCCGTCGAGGCCGCCAGTGTCGATCCGCTGCAGGCCTTGCAGCAGAACTTCCTGGCCTTGATCAATGCACCCACCACCGCCTTGTTGGGGCGCCCCCTGATCGGCGACGGGGTCAACGGCATAACCAACGCCCAAGGGGTGGGGACACCCGGCGGCCCGGCCGGCCTACTGATCGGCAACGGCGGCAACGGCGGCAACAGCACCGCGGTGGGCGCGCCCGGCGGCGCCGGTGGTCCCGCGGGTTTGCTCTTCGGCAACGGTGGAAACGGCGGGACCGGTGGGCCGGTCGCACTGGGCGGCGCCGGCGGGCCAGGTGGACTGCTAGGGGGTATCGCCGGGGCGACCGGCGCCCCCGGCTTGGCCACCGTCCCGCTGAGCTTCGACGGCACCCGCCTGCTCGTCAATCTCTCGGTGGGCGGCGGCCCAACTTCCGCGGTCATCGTCGACACCGGATCGCGGGGGCTCATTTTGCCGCCCCAGGCCGTCGATTTCGCCACCCTCGGGCCGGTCACCGGCACCGGCAACGTCACCTTCGGGCAGTTCGGCAATTTCCTGACGGAGTACTACAACACCTATACCTCGACGGTCAACTTCGGCAACGGCGTCGTGACCGCGCCCACCACCGTTGCGGTGGTCACCTCCGTGGTGCAGAACGGCATCTTCACCTATCCGGCTTCGCAGGCACCCGCCATCCTGGGCATCGGGGCCAATGCGTACGGCCCACTGGGCACCAGCCCCGTGACCGCACTGCCGGGCGCCTTCGGTCAGGGCGTGCTCCTCAATGCGCCCGGCCACGTCATGCAATTCGGCCCGAACCCGTTGCCGGCATACGCGTCGGTCACCGGATCGCCGGTCACCACACTGAACATCCAGATCAACAACGGTCCGCTGCAACAGACCAGCGGTGCGTTCATCGATTCCGGCGGCCTCTTCGGATCCATCCCCGACATCCTCAACCCGCCCAACGTGGGCGGGTACTTACCGGCCGGCACCACCGTTTCGGTCTACACGCCCAGCGGCACGTTGCTGTACACCACGACGGTGGGTGCGCAACAGACAAGCGTGGTGCCCTATTGGTTGGGCGGCGTCTTCAACAGCGGGATCACGCCGTTCCTGGAAGGCCCGATCTACCTCTCCTACAGTCCGACCGGTTCTGGAACAACGATTTTCGACTTCTGA
- the rfbC gene encoding dTDP-4-dehydrorhamnose 3,5-epimerase produces the protein MKVRELAVPGAWEITPTIHGDSRGMFFEWLTDRGFTAFAGHRLDVRQANCSVSAAGVLRGLHFAQLPPSQAKYVTCVAGSVFDVVVDIRVGSPTFGRWDSVLLDDQDRRTIYISEGLAHGFLALQDNSTVMYLCSAEYNPQREHTIKATDPALGIEWPLVDGAEPSLSDRDAVAPSFDEVRASGLLPTWEEAQSFVAGLQGSGN, from the coding sequence ATGAAGGTACGCGAACTCGCGGTTCCCGGCGCCTGGGAGATCACTCCCACCATCCACGGTGACTCCCGGGGAATGTTCTTCGAATGGCTCACCGACCGCGGATTCACCGCGTTCGCCGGTCACCGTCTCGACGTCCGCCAGGCCAACTGCTCGGTGTCGGCGGCCGGCGTGCTGCGCGGCCTGCATTTCGCTCAACTGCCGCCCAGCCAAGCCAAGTACGTGACCTGCGTGGCGGGTTCGGTGTTCGACGTCGTCGTCGACATCCGGGTCGGCTCTCCGACATTCGGCCGCTGGGACTCCGTACTGCTCGACGACCAGGACCGGCGGACCATCTACATCTCCGAAGGTTTGGCGCACGGATTCCTTGCCCTGCAAGACAATTCGACGGTGATGTACCTGTGCTCGGCGGAATACAACCCACAGCGTGAGCACACCATCAAAGCCACCGACCCGGCGTTGGGCATCGAGTGGCCGCTGGTCGACGGCGCCGAGCCCAGCCTGTCCGACCGCGATGCCGTAGCGCCCAGCTTCGACGAAGTGCGGGCGTCGGGCTTGTTGCCCACGTGGGAGGAAGCGCAAAGCTTCGTGGCGGGCCTACAGGGCTCCGGCAACTAA